The following DNA comes from Alkalicoccobacillus plakortidis.
ACTAACGCCTTACCAGCGCGTATTGGTGGATTGGTTACAATACCGGCATATTCATTATGCGGTACATGTTCAAACCCATCACTCTCATAAACCACGGCATTTTCCACTCGGTTTTGTCTTGCATTTAATCTCGCTAATGTGCATGCCCGCTCATTGACATCAATTAAATGCACCACTCGTTCGGGGTCAACTCTTGCAAGAGTTAATCCAATTGGCCCATATCCACAGCCAACATCAAGTAGATCCCCCTCTATTTCAGGGAATTGAAAATGCTCGATCAGCGTCCTGCTCCCAAAATCTACTTCATGCTTCGAGAAAACTCCCCTATCTGAAGTCAGACGCATTGTGTAACCACGTAAATCGGCAGTCCACGTCTTTTGCTCGCTTTGTGTACTTGGTTTGTTTGAATAATAGTGTTCAGACATCGTAACCCTCCATCCTGTTTTACCTATGGACAAAAAAAGACTCGCTATGGCGCGAGCCTTTTCTTATTCAACTAATTACTTAACTTCAACAGAAGCTCCTGCTTCTTCAAGCTTAGCTTTAACTTCGTTAGCTTCGTCTTGAGAAACGCCTTCTTTGATTGAAGCTGGAGCACCATCAACAAGTGCTTTCGCTTCTTTAAGACCAAGACCAGTTACTTCACGAACTGCTTTGATTACGTTGATTTTAGAACCACCAGCAGATTCAAGAATTACGTCAAATTCAGTTTGCTCAGCAGCAGCTTCGCCAAGCGCCAGCACCTGCAGCAGCTACAGGAGCAGCAGCAGTAACACCGAATTCTTCTTCAATAGCTTTTACTAGATCGTTAAGTTCAAGAACTGTCATTTCTTTGATTGCACCAATGATTTCTTCATGCGTTTTAGTCATTTGTAAATCCTCCTTGTTTTATAGGTGATTTTTCACCTTTGTTTGTTATTAGTTAGCAGGCAACTCTATTAAGCGCCTTGCTCTTCCTTTTGTTCTGCAACTGCTTTAGTAACAAGTGCAAAGTTACGAACTGGTGCTTGAAGCACACTAAGAAGCATAGAAAGAAGTCCATCACGAGATGGAAGCTCAGCCAACGCCTTGATTTGCTCAAGAGAAGCAACCTGACCTTCAATTACACCAGCTTTGATTTCTAACGCTTCATGTTTCTTAGCGAATTCGTTAAGAATCTTAGCAGGAGCAATAACGTCTTCTTTACTGAATGCGATCGCAGTAGGACCTACAAGCTGCTCATCAAGAGCAGTAAGTTCAGTCTCAGCCGTAGCACGACGAGTCATTGAGTTCTTGTATACTTTGAATTCAACACCAGCATCACGCAACTGTTTACGAAGTTCCGTTACTTCAGAAACGGAAAGTCCACGATAATCAACAACAACTGTTGACTGGCTTTCACGAAGCTTAGTAGCGATATCAGAAACAACCTGTTTCTTAGCATCAATTACTTTACTCATACATACACCTCCTGTTAGTCTTTTACGTTTATACCGCACATAAGCATATAAAAAGCCCTCATGCAGACATGAGGGCGTATGGATTCTAATGAAAAGAATCTATCGCTTACCTCGGCAGGATATTAAGCTAATAAGCCCCTGCTGTCTACGGTATAATCATTTTGTTTGTGCATTCATTGCGCACTTCAAGAAGTATACAGAATGAACACTCATGTTGTCAACGTTTATTTAGAAAGAGATGAAACGTTCACGCGAATTCCAGGACCCATTGTAGATGCAATTGCTACGTTACGCATATACGTACCTTTAGCAGCACTAGGCTTAGCTTTTAGCAATGTATCAATGATTGTCTTGAAGTTCTCAACAAGTTTGTCATCCTCAAATGACACCTTACCGATTGGCACGTGTACGTTACCGGATTTTTCAACACGGTACTCTACTTTACCAGCTTTGATTTCGTTAACAGCTTTTGTTACATCAAATGTAACAGTACCTGTTTTAGGGTTTGGCATTAGGCCTTTTGGTCCAAGTACACGACCAAGCTTACCAACTTGAGCCATCATGTCTGGAGTAGCTACGATTACATCAAAATCAAACCAACCTTGGTTGATTTTGTTGATGAAATCCTCTTCTCCAACATAGTCAGCACCAGCAGCTTCAGCTTCTTTAGCTTTATCACCTTTAGCAAAAACTAGAACGCGTTGTGTTTTACCTGTACCATTTGGAAGCACAACTGCTCCACGGATTTGTTGATCCGCTTTTTTCGGGTCTACACCCAAACGAACAGCAACTTCAACAGACTCGTCAAATTTAGCTGTTGCTGTTTTCTTAACAAGTTCAATCGCTTCTGCTGGAGAATACGTAGTATCCTTATCAACCAGCTTTAGAGCTTCTTGATACTTTTTACCTTTTTTA
Coding sequences within:
- the rplA gene encoding 50S ribosomal protein L1 — encoded protein: MAKKGKKYQEALKLVDKDTTYSPAEAIELVKKTATAKFDESVEVAVRLGVDPKKADQQIRGAVVLPNGTGKTQRVLVFAKGDKAKEAEAAGADYVGEEDFINKINQGWFDFDVIVATPDMMAQVGKLGRVLGPKGLMPNPKTGTVTFDVTKAVNEIKAGKVEYRVEKSGNVHVPIGKVSFEDDKLVENFKTIIDTLLKAKPSAAKGTYMRNVAIASTMGPGIRVNVSSLSK
- a CDS encoding class I SAM-dependent methyltransferase, coding for MSEHYYSNKPSTQSEQKTWTADLRGYTMRLTSDRGVFSKHEVDFGSRTLIEHFQFPEIEGDLLDVGCGYGPIGLTLARVDPERVVHLIDVNERACTLARLNARQNRVENAVVYESDGFEHVPHNEYAGIVTNPPIRAGKALVFLIYEQAYAHLQTGGELWVVIQKKQGAPSTLEKLGQLFDEVEIVEKNKGYFIIRARKN
- the rplJ gene encoding 50S ribosomal protein L10, producing MSKVIDAKKQVVSDIATKLRESQSTVVVDYRGLSVSEVTELRKQLRDAGVEFKVYKNSMTRRATAETELTALDEQLVGPTAIAFSKEDVIAPAKILNEFAKKHEALEIKAGVIEGQVASLEQIKALAELPSRDGLLSMLLSVLQAPVRNFALVTKAVAEQKEEQGA